One region of Drosophila subobscura isolate 14011-0131.10 chromosome J, UCBerk_Dsub_1.0, whole genome shotgun sequence genomic DNA includes:
- the LOC117895053 gene encoding histone-lysine N-methyltransferase 2D, which translates to MRIQIWILTLLLGLLCAQALETKAKSDSSSIDDSKSAASTPLESEASKDKRQVSSKKTPLYPNHRSSDAAVADDPEDGQETIYGTKPNQFIIRPIAPHQHQQHEGHEGPQLRNFAATNSRPHAAQLLEQSQEVQHFVYLQDIMRHHQPKALGAAGQGKGAASNPKKSSTPVAEEEQEQEAEQRYAVSIQPQPQLQQRPRPYPGVGPYQLPLPLPAPQHQQGHQQQQQQQQHQSQQPYQVIPEEQFLKLLEEELQARAYHEQLRQQQQQQQQQQQQQQQQHPQQHKQLSIHSTAATHKVLQQADPSLGLGGYRERLVAEQELVSPAYSQSHSRGGPKYLPLSQAQQYEEEELAQQQQQQQQQQQQQQAQRNHLHKAIHHHGQPHQQQLISGVPPQIAYYQPQISYKTLPNHPLAKSSLESEIEKLLAANKPGPAVAYVDSSNEPSYSHQQPSARHPLPLQHPPPPTSHPALRQPKAYLASTPNSLLDANNQPFIPSLFKFSNYQQPTPIYPTQAAPIREAKRLGPVVYPTQTANQPQPSQYYYQEAAPTAGPKPSPHPKPYLRAKHYKLAEPSKGLLYADYDRSQGPAPPQSASSSFYPSPPDPIKHNQRALGVTPTSLPLPDYPSPSPSQSSIYVSQGTGIATPSRPTPTGTSVQKLRTLDEVKQLNLPPPNGKPLTQAEFQALVDAGYPVKAVPVPVPVPYEQYVKDHPEYRNHPPVDYAHLMRLATRQLAGQQQHQHHHHRSLAAPSEPSVKIISSPTASELQQQQQHQTATGIGGGSVTYLQPIEGQQAHLHAHAHALQKRRPRDEQDTAVAGSETKATAPEAEAQKAQ; encoded by the exons ATGAGGATTCAAATATGGATCCTAACACTTTTGCTGG GCCTCCTCTGCGCCCAAGCACTGGAAACGAAAGCTaagagcgacagcagcagcattgacgATAGCAAGAGCGCCGCCTCCACGCCACTGGAGTCGGAGGCGTCTAAGGACAAGCGCCAGGTGAGCAGCAAGAAGACGCCCCTTTATCCCAATCACCGCAGTTCGGATGCAGCGGTGGCCGATGATCCCGAGGACGGGCAGGAGACCATTTATGGCACGAAGCCGAATCAGTTCATCATACGACCCATTGCcccgcatcagcatcagcagcacgaGGGGCACGAGGGGCCGCAGCTGCGGAACTTTGCGGCGACCAACTCCAGGCCGCATGCCGCCCAACTGCTGGAGCAGAGTCAAGAG GTGCAGCATTTTGTCTACCTGCAAGATATTATGCGCCATCACCAGCCCAAGGCCCTGGGGGCTGCAGGTCAAGGCAAGGGTGCGGCCAGCAACCCGAAGAAGTCGTCCACACCCGTCGCTGaggaggaacaggagcaggaggcggagCAGCGCTATGCCGTGTCCAttcagccacagccgcagctgcagcaacgcCCTCGCCCGTATCCCGGAGTGGGTCCCTaccagctgccactgccactgccagctccacagcatcagcaggggcatcaacaacagcaacagcagcagcagcaccaatcCCAGCAGCCCTATCAGGTCATACCCGAGGAACAGTTTCTGAAACTGTTGGAGGAAGAGCTGCAGGCGAGGGCCTACCACGAGCAACTGcgtcaacaacagcaacagcagcagcagcaacaacaacagcagcagcaacagcatccacagcagcacaagcaaCTGTCCATCCACAGCACAGCGGCCACCCACAAGGTGCTGCAGCAAGCGGATCCGTCTCTGGGCTTGGGTGGCTATCGCGAACGTTTGGTGGCCGAGCAGGAGCTTGTGTCGCCTGCCTACTCGCAATCCCACTCCCGCGGAGGTCCCAAGTATCTGCCATTGTCACAGGCCCAGCAatacgaggaggaggagttggcccagcaacagcaacaacaacagcagcaacagcaacagcagcaggctcaGCGAAATCATCTGCACAAGGCTATACACCACCATGGGCagccgcatcagcagcagttaATCTCTGGGGTTCCCCCACAAATTGCCTACTACCAGCCGCAGATCAGCTACAAGACCCTGCCCAACCATCCGCTGGCCAAGTCTTCGCTGGAAAGTGAGATTGAGAAACTTCTGGCCGCCAACAAGCCAGGACCGGCCGTTGCCTACGTTGACAGCAGCAATGAGCCGAGCtacagccaccagcagccatCGGCACGCCAcccgctgccactgcagcatCCGCCACCACCCACCTCGCACCCGGCACTGCGCCAACCCAAGGCCTACCTGGCCAGCACTCCCAACTCCCTGCTGGATGCCAACAACCAGCCCTTCATCCCGTCCCTCTTCAAGTTCAGCAACTACCAGCAGCCCACGCCCATCTATCCCACTCAGGCTGCACCCATTCGCGAGGCCAAGAGGCTAGGACCCGTTGTGTACCCCACGCAGACGGCCAACCAGCCACAGCCCTCGCAGTACTACTACCAGGAGGCGGCACCCACAGCCGGTCCCAAGCCATCCCCACACCCCAAGCCCTACCTCCGGGCCAAGCACTATAAACTGGCTGAACCCTCGAAGGGTCTGCTCTATGCAGACTACGATCGCAGCCAGGGACCAGCACCACCGCAGTCGGCTTCGTCCAGCTTCTATCCCAGTCCGCCGGATCCGATAAAGCACAACCAGAGAGCTCTGGGAGTCACACCCACatccctgccactgccagactATCCCTCGCCGTCGCCCTCGCAGTCCAGCATCTATGTTTCGCAGGGCACTGGAATCGCCACTCCTTCCCGCCCTACACCCACGGGCACGTCGGTGCAGAAGCTGCGAACGCTGGACGAAGTGAAACAATTGAATCTGCCGCCCCCTAATGGAAAGCCCCTCACACAGGCCGAGTTCCAGGCGCTGGTCGATGCTGGGTACCCGGTGAAggcggtgccagtgccagtgcccgtcCCATATGAGCAGTACGTCAAGGATCATCCCGAGTATCGCAATCATCCGCCAGTAGACTATGCCCACCTCATGCGACTGGCCACGCGACAGTTGGccggccaacagcagcatcagcatcaccatcatcgCTCGTTGGCCGCCCCCTCGGAGCCGTCGGTGAAGATTATCTCCTCTCCCACCGCCagcgaactgcagcagcagcagcagcatcagacgGCAACGGGCATTGGCGGCGGCAGTGTCACCTACTTGCAGCCCATCGAGGGACAACAAGCTCATCTGCATGCCCACGCTCACGCACTGCAGAAGCGGCGTCCGAGAGATGAGCAGGATACGGCCGTGGCGGGCAGTGAGACGAAGGCGACGGCACCAGAGGCGGAGGCGCAGAAGGCTCAATGA